The genomic segment CAGGGCAGAAGTTTATCGGAGATGAACTAATCATCAAAAAAGACTTATTTTCATCAAAAGGAATTAAAAACTACAGTCAATATCAAACTGAACTAAGAAACCCATTATATGAGGTTACAGCGACATGCAATAATAAAGATTCTTTTTATAGATCATATAAAATAGATATTCCAGACTTAAATAAAAATGATGTAGTAAAAGCAATAGATGTAAGTAACCCTTCTACAAAAATGAGTATACCTGTAAGTTTAAGTTTTTTTGTTGTTAATAACGAGAGGCTTATCTTGATATCAGAGGCAACTATTTTTGAGCTTAAGAAGATCTCGGATACAATGAATTAAGGTTATGTATAGGTTCTGTGCTGCTATAATAGATGATGTAAAAGAAGCCGAGGATGTCCTATAAAATTCTGACAATGCAAGAAGGTCAGCCTAAAGGCTGACCTTCTTGTTATGTTACAACATGATTGAAACTAAAGTGAATATACTGGAAATTTGTGAGTATAAGGCTGCCCTTTACAAAATAAAGTTGCTTCTTCATTTCTTCGTCTTGTTAAGTTTCTGTCATATGAAAATGCTTTGCTGACTAGTTTCGAACAATTATCTTTTTCTACATCTGAACGTGGGCCTTGAAAAGACGCATATATCAGCTTGTATGCAAGAAGATTTTTTACATCAGCGGTTGCAAGCACTTTAGGACCTCCATTAAAAGTCAGCGAAACAAGTGCATCAAACTGAGCTTGTGACAAAGACATACCAGCAGGAAGTGTCAAATTATTTACTCTTTGTACAGCCTCTGCGGTATCATTGGTAAAAAATGTATTTGCCTGAGACTCAGAAATTGGAGAAGTATAACTTAGTTTCAAAGAAGTTGATAGAGCATTAGCTTCTGCTTGGGTTAGAAGAGAATCATTTGGATTACCTGTTGTGTTTTTCTTATATGTTTTGCTCGTTGTTATAAGATGTCCCCATCCAACTGTTGGATACCCATAGGGGTCTCCATAGAATTTTAAGGAAAATCCCTCATGCGATTTAATAAGGGCTTTTCCACTAGCGCCTAAAACATTTGCCATAATAATCACTCCTGAAGTTATTTTTAGTAGAAGAACAATAGGGAGGAATCATAGCCAGAACACCATTCCCAAGTTTTCTGCAATGCCGTATTGCCTTCACATATGTATAAAGAGAAGTGAGTCTCTTTTTTTACAACCACTCTCTAAATTTTATCTAATATTAAAAGTTTGTATGACCTCAATCATTTTGACATAGAGTTCCTGTTTTAGATCCTCTCGATGATCGCTAGGTACTTGTCGTAAGGAGGCTTTAATCTTTGGTGTGAAAGATTCTAGAATATGTAATGTCGCCTCCTGATCATGATGCTGCTGTGCTTGTACTAAAAGTTCGGCCAACATAAAATCACCTCTTTACATTTTTTTGTATTTCATTCTTTAAGCCATTAATAGCATCGCTCAGATCAGATATTTTTTTTTCGAATCGAATAAGTAGATACAAAGTAATTGCAATCGGGAAACCTAAATTAGCAATAATAGCAGCAATGTCACCCTCCATCATAATTCATCCCCTTCCGTTATTAAGTTGCGCAATTTAGTTAGAGCTTTTAAGCGGTGTTTCGAGACATTTTGCTGGGATACTCCCAATATTCTGGCTATTTCCTTGTCATTTAGTGCTTGTACGTAAGCAAAAGATAAAATCTGTTGTTGTTGTGCTGAGAGGGATTCATACGCTTGATAAAGTGAGTGATCCGCAATGTGATCTTTTAAATTTGGTGGCACAGATTCAGAGTCATAAACTGCAAGTAAGGCAGAATCTATGTTTTCATCGGTGTCTAAAGTTAGCTGGAAGCGGCTGTCCTTCATTCGTCTCTTTTTGTCATAATTAATAGAGTTGTAGTATATAAGATTGGCCATATACGTGATAAAACGACGATTCAAGTCGTCATCCGTTTTCAATATAAGCGCCCCCGTCCTTTTTGAAGAGATCACTCCTGCCTTATAAAGAGAAATGAGATTCGGTTTTTACAACCAATTTCCAAAATAAAGAACATCTGTTCCTATATTTTATCATTGATGACATTATGTTCAATGAAATCAAATCCATTTTTTCTTTAAATATACATATAATTTGACAT from the Paenibacillus xylanexedens genome contains:
- a CDS encoding lysozyme, which produces MANVLGASGKALIKSHEGFSLKFYGDPYGYPTVGWGHLITTSKTYKKNTTGNPNDSLLTQAEANALSTSLKLSYTSPISESQANTFFTNDTAEAVQRVNNLTLPAGMSLSQAQFDALVSLTFNGGPKVLATADVKNLLAYKLIYASFQGPRSDVEKDNCSKLVSKAFSYDRNLTRRRNEEATLFCKGQPYTHKFPVYSL
- a CDS encoding helix-turn-helix domain-containing protein → MLAELLVQAQQHHDQEATLHILESFTPKIKASLRQVPSDHREDLKQELYVKMIEVIQTFNIR
- a CDS encoding YvrJ family protein encodes the protein MMEGDIAAIIANLGFPIAITLYLLIRFEKKISDLSDAINGLKNEIQKNVKR
- a CDS encoding sigma-70 family RNA polymerase sigma factor → MKTDDDLNRRFITYMANLIYYNSINYDKKRRMKDSRFQLTLDTDENIDSALLAVYDSESVPPNLKDHIADHSLYQAYESLSAQQQQILSFAYVQALNDKEIARILGVSQQNVSKHRLKALTKLRNLITEGDEL